From the Papaver somniferum cultivar HN1 unplaced genomic scaffold, ASM357369v1 unplaced-scaffold_7125, whole genome shotgun sequence genome, the window AttagaatcatgttttaaaaataatcggacaaatgacccattttccgttaattTTATAGAGGTGTTGTGAGCACATACTGCATAGAAGTTAGAGCACTTGGATTTAGACTACAGGAAGCAATATCAGAAAGCTTAGAGTTACAAGGAGATTACATAGAGAAGATGTTGGGAGATCAAGAGCAACATATGGCTGTAAACTACTATCCACCTTGTCCTCAACCTGACCTTACTTATAGTCTTCCAGCTCATACCGACCCAAATGCGCTCACCATCCTTCTTCAAGATGGAGAAGTCTCGGGTTTACAAGTCTTCAAAGATGAAAAGTGGATGGCAGTAAATCCGCACCCGGGCGCCTTCATTATCAATATTGGTGACCAATTACAGGTAAACAATGCTATCCttcaaagattaaaaaaaaatgctTGGTTTCTctaacaaataaaaaataatggATAATTGCA encodes:
- the LOC113344078 gene encoding flavanone 3-dioxygenase 2-like; its protein translation is FYRGVVSTYCIEVRALGFRLQEAISESLELQGDYIEKMLGDQEQHMAVNYYPPCPQPDLTYSLPAHTDPNALTILLQDGEVSGLQVFKDEKWMAVNPHPGAFIINIGDQLQALSNGRYKSVWHRAVVNSGKERTSVASFLCPANRATIIPATQSGSSAIYRNFTYQEYYKKFWSRNLDQEHCLELFKN